TACCATCTGGTCGCCGGTAGGGTTTTTTTTGTCTAATAATTACTGCTTTAACTATATCGTGTTTCTTCACTTGCCTTCGTGGTTCGGCCTCCTTTACTGTACCAACTATAACATCCCCAATTTGAGCATATCTTCTACGAGTACCACCCAAAACTTTAAAGCACTGAACAATTTTAGCACCAGTATTATCAGCTACTTTTAACATTGTCCGAGGTTGAATCATAAAT
This region of Patescibacteria group bacterium genomic DNA includes:
- the rplN gene encoding 50S ribosomal protein L14; the protein is MIQPRTMLKVADNTGAKIVQCFKVLGGTRRRYAQIGDVIVGTVKEAEPRRQVKKHDIVKAVIIRQKKPYRRPDGSYISFDDNAIVILEGKTKDPKGGRVSGPVARELKKRGFEKVAALAEELV